The Sorghum bicolor cultivar BTx623 chromosome 6, Sorghum_bicolor_NCBIv3, whole genome shotgun sequence genome contains the following window.
CCTCATAACTTGGGAGCAAGGAATTGCTACAACTGAAGAAGGCGGGCAACCAGGGGCAGACGACCATGTATTGACTTTCATATGAACTTATGCAATCATTCAGGTTCAGGTCAACAGTTTTGTAGAGATTATCAATGCATGAGATGGAAGAAGAACCTCCAAGGAGCTTGATCACACGGCCGAGTGGTAAGGTCAGGAAACTGAACAGAAGATTGCAAAATTCTTCACCCACCTCGGCATGTACTATGGACTGATTTATTTTTGCCACGAGAAGCTTCACTTTAATGACATTAGAATCTGAACTTGAATCATCCTCAGAACTAACATTGACATCCATAGATATTGGCCCAACTGTCCTTGTGGATTCATGAGTTGGATTGAACAATAGATCAGTCAGGGGTTGATCAGACGTCAGGATTTGCTTAAGCAAGTTTTTGATCTGTTGATAAAAAGAGGAAAAATGTCAAAAATCAAGACCATGCGTGCTAAGATAATTTGAAGCAAAATTTTCGGGAAAAAAAAGATAGTAATGTCAAGCAGTCATCAGTTAGTGCTACAAACCTCCTCCAAGCCAAGTTCTAATGTCTTCTCTTCAAGCATGGTTACGTCGTCAATTCCCAAATTACGTAAAAGGAGCAAGAAATTATCTGTATCAGCAGGCATAATTTGCAGATCATCTGTAATGGCATAACTCATCCCGCTTCTTACAAAAACCCCATCATCTTTGGCTTCTCCGTCTCCCTTGGTCAACCTCCACCGAAGGACCAAGGGTTCCCCACACTGCCCGCACGGCACATCTGGGACTGAACTGTAGTAAATCGTATCAGTGACgcacttaggctttgtttagttggcaaaatttttgggttttgcgtactgtagcagtttcgtttgtttgtagtaaatattatccaattataaactaattaggatcaaaagattcatctcgcgatttacaggcaaactgtgtaattagtttttgttttcgtctaaatttaatactccatgcatgtgccgccagatttgatatgacggggaatcttgaaattttttgcaaactaaacaaggcctgtgatTCGTGTCGTCAATCCTGACAACAAGATTCTCGCACAACTTCCCGGCAGCGTTGAGGGGCCTGAGCAGCATGTTCTTGCAGGCCTTGGTCTGGAAATGGCTCGCATCAAGTCTCTCCACGCTCTTGTACAACTCATCGAAGCATCCTAGAGATGAATCCTTGCCGAGCAGCCGAACAATGGTGCCTAGCGGCAGAGTGAGGAAGCTGAAGAGCACGTCGACGAAGTCCTTGCCGGACTCTGCGAACACCACCTTTTTCTTCTCGTTGTCCACTAGAAACTTGACCCGGATCTTGCCAGTTCCAGCAGGCCCAGCTCCGGGCCTCCGGCCATGGATATTGGCGACAGAATGTTCACTCAGAGAACCTGAAACTTTGTGGGAGAGTTGTTGAATACTGTAATGGGTTGCTTGAGTTGGGATTCAGAACCCACCTAGTTTTAATGTCGTGATACCTTCAGAACGGTCTCTTCAGATTCAGTGCTCTATTCGTGATGCCAGTGTGTGATAACGATACGGCAAAcctgaaaagttttttttttcatcaaaAAAACTTTTGCAACCAAGATCAACTGCTCTATTCGTGATTGGCTGAATGAGAATGAAGCCTGTTCTGACATCCCCTTTTTAAGAATGCCACATTGGATGGAACATGATAAAAAATCACCCTAAATGCAGGTTTCATTCTATTGTTTCATATACATTTCAATTTCATAACTCATCTAGAGTTAAAAAATCAATCCGAAAGTTcaattcttctcttttttttgagagagagagagtggtaGCTGAAAGCTCAattcttctttctcttttttgcgAGTGCTACCATGTATGGCAATCAATTTAACGTGGACAAAAACTCTAATTAAGGTATATCTAATAAACTTATATATTGGTCAAATTATTATGACGTCCAGTTCTAGACATGTTAACGGTTAAAATTTTCCCTCTACAAATTATGAGATCCACCCAAAAGAATGGTATATTTTCtggtaaaatttaaaattaaccGCATTAACGTTATTGTATATTAAGCAAATTTTAGTAAATTTACTTATAATTATTAATTTAGAAATTATTAGTGAATTAAAAAAATTAGtaaatttaatattttttatttagtaCATGATACataatataattatataaaCTTGTACAGTATTTTGCTAGGGACCGCGCGAACGCGTATCCCTCTGCCATAAATTATGACGTCCACTCTCCTCTACTTGAGGAGATGATAAACTAGTGATCCTTCCAAGTGCAATAAAAGTCACTAATTTAGGCCATGATTCTTTATGATCAATCATAGACCCCGTCCAGGTAAGTATGTTTCAGAGCCTCACCTCCATCTTCCTTTATTGCTTACCCGCTCGATTTTCTCCGGTTGATTAGCCAATGTGGTACTAATCAATCCACACTATAGGTGGTTTGCACCTGATGGGCTGATTACGGCTAGGAATCCTTTGCGTTCCTATTGGACTCAGCTTATCAACACAGGCCTGCCCCGGCCCACCTATGACAAGAGCCAACGCGCGGTCCTTCCAGGTTAGAACAACTGAAAGTTCCACTCACACACCCAAAAAAGTGTTACAGACTTTACAGTGAAGAAGTTGATTGACGGGTAAGATCCAGAACATAGTCGGCTGGTCGAGTGATTTTTTGGAAAACAAAGATCTACTAGTATCGTCCATACTGATTGTTTTTTTAATTGATATTCCATACTACACCTATCGTATTTGTACAGTACATCAATTGCGCTCAGAGGATATAGCTCCCTTTGCTTCCTTATTGATTTGACTGTCTCAGCGCAC
Protein-coding sequences here:
- the LOC8063906 gene encoding uncharacterized protein LOC8063906 → MSSSSSNAPAALNGGSYVMLVCRSLSEHSVANIHGRRPGAGPAGTGKIRVKFLVDNEKKKVVFAESGKDFVDVLFSFLTLPLGTIVRLLGKDSSLGCFDELYKSVERLDASHFQTKACKNMLLRPLNAAGKLCENLVVRIDDTNHRPYNFLLLLRNLGIDDVTMLEEKTLELGLEEIKNLLKQILTSDQPLTDLLFNPTHESTRTVGPISMDVNVSSEDDSSSDSNVIKVKLLVAKINQSIVHAEVGEEFCNLLFSFLTLPLGRVIKLLGGSSSISCIDNLYKTVDLNLNDCISSYESQYMVVCPWLPAFFSCSNSLLPSYEVAPAVSSVACCSPCIRNFSHLVLKEIKCSHGNTKMLAVNPKVPTMTTETGGGYAKGPGKFLVTNELGVVPFSLMNALHELKGKELSISKLETKEFTFTQVEALNLLRAALLSRDALTLAYLATNKPKRRPRHHY